From Arachis stenosperma cultivar V10309 chromosome 2, arast.V10309.gnm1.PFL2, whole genome shotgun sequence, one genomic window encodes:
- the LOC130962017 gene encoding probable carboxylesterase 8 — MSETPSSTIDPYEFLKIELNPDGASLTRNYQVPSVPPCPVVEPHAPPEEQQAISKDLPLNPATNTSLRLYLPHPPPPSKIPLLIYIHGGGFILYHPSTIFFHYSCNSLSASLPAVVASVDYRLAPEHRLPAAYDDAIDAIKWAQAQAQNPAQSDPWLRDYVDFDKTFLMGSSSGGNIVYFAGLRALDLDLSPLNIRGILMNAPYFSGTQRSTSELRWVNDRILPLPANDLMWALSLPEGADRDHEYCNPTAADAVHGEKIGRLPLCFVNGYGGDPLVDKQRELVGLLKARGVHVDAHFVDDGFHAVELFDPEKAKALREKIKGFIHAATSKSTL, encoded by the coding sequence atgtcTGAAACACCTTCTTCCACCATTGACCCTTATGAATTCCTCAAAATTGAGCTCAACCCCGATGGTGCTTCTCTTACTCGAAACTACCAAGTTCCCTCCGTTCCTCCCTGCCCCGTCGTAGAACCCCACGCGCCACCTGAAGAACAACAAGCCATCTCCAAAGACCTCCCACTCAACCCAGCCACAAACACCTCCCTCCGCCTCTACCTCCCCCACCCTCCTCCGCCGTCAAAGATCCCCCTCCTCATCTACATCCACGGCGGCGGCTTCATCCTCTACCACCCTTCCACCATCTTTTTCCACTACTCCTGCAACTCCCTCTCCGCCTCCCTCCCCGCCGTCGTTGCCTCCGTCGACTATCGCCTCGCGCCGGAGCACCGTCTCCCAGCTGCATACGATGACGCAATCGATGCCATTAAATGGGCCCAGGCCCAAGCACAAAACCCGGCCCAATCTGACCCATGGCTCCGCGACTACGTGGATTTTGATAAAACCTTCTTAATGGGAAGCAGCTCTGGGGGAAATATAGTGTACTTCGCAGGTCTACGTGCACTCGACCTTGATCTCTCGCCGTTGAACATTCGAGGGATATTAATGAACGCTCCTTATTTTAGTGGGACCCAGAGGTCAACCTCGGAGCTTCGCTGGGTCAACGATCGGATTCTTCCCCTGCCCGCAAATGACCTTATGTGGGCGTTGTCGCTGCCCGAGGGGGCTGACCGCGATCACGAGTATTGCAATCCGACGGCTGCGGATGCGGTTCACGGAGAAAAGATCGGACGGCTACCTCTGTGTTTTGTGAACGGGTACGGCGGGGATCCTTTGGTGGACAAGCAGAGGGAGTTAGTTGGGTTGTTGAAGGCACGTGGGGTGCACGTGGATGCTCATTTTGTGGACGATGGGTTCCATGCTGTGGAGTTATTTGATCCTGAGAAAGCAAAGGCTTTGCGTGAAAAGATCAAAGGTTTCATTCATGCAGCTACTTCTAAATCTACTTTGTGA
- the LOC130961001 gene encoding probable carboxylesterase 9: MSKFDPYSHIGVALNPDGTLTRNLNYPTVEANPEPSPGSSTVSKDITINHENKTWVRIFRPTKLPSNDNTVARLPIFLFFHNGGFIHFTPASNNIHGNCSQIASEIPAIVVSVGFRLSPENRLPAAYYDGCDAVLWVKKQVADPDGEQWLRDYGDPSRCYLYGVGCGGNIVFNTAILLLEENLDPLRIGGIIMNQPMFGGVKRTASELKFATDQLLPLPVLDLCWELTLPKETNRDHRYCNPMIKGPHFENVKKLGRCLVIGFGGDIMVDKQQEFVTMLVKCGVQVEARFDQLGFHSIDMVDPVRFSAVMNIVKEFIL; encoded by the exons ATGTCCAAATTTGATCCATACAGCCATATTGGAGTTGCTCTAAATCCAGACGGTACCCTCACCCGGAACTTAAACTATCCAACGGTTGAGGCGAATCCAGAACCTTCTCCGGGAAGTTCTACCGTCTCAAAAGACATAACCATTAACCATGAAAACAAAACATGGGTTAGAATCTTCCGACCAACCAAACTTCCTTCCAATGACAACACCGTTGCAAGGTTACCaatctttctcttcttccaCAACGGTGGATTCATCCACTTTACACCGGCGAGCAACAATATCCACGGAAACTGCTCGCAAATTGCGAGCGAAATCCCGGCCATTGTTGTCTCGGTTGGATTTCGTCTCTCGCCGGAGAACCGGCTCCCGGCGGCGTATTATGATGGCTGCGACGCCGTTTTGTGGGTGAAGAAACAAGTGGCTGACCCTGATGGGGAACAATGGCTAAGGGATTATGGTGATCCTTCAAGATGTTACCTCTATGGGGTTGGATGTGGTGGTAACATTGTTTTCAACACCGCAATTCTTCTACTAGAAGAG aatttggatcctctaagAATTGGTGGCATCATCATGAATCAACCAATGTTCGGTGGGGTAAAAAGGACAGCCTCGGAGCTTAAGTTTGCAACAGATCAATTGTTACCATTGCCAGTGTTGGATTTGTGTTGGGAACTTACTCTGCCCAAAGAAActaaccgtgaccatagatattGTAACCCTATGATAAAAGGGCCACACTTTGAAAATGTTAAGAAGTTGGGTAGGTGTCTTGTTATTGGGTTTGGTGGTGACATTATGGTTGACAAGCAACAAGAGTTTGTGACCATGTTGGTTAAATGTGGGGTTCAAGTGGAAGCAAGGTTTGATCAATTAGGGTTCCATAGTATTGATATGGTAGACCCTGTGAGGTTTAGTGCGGTTATGAATATTGTCAAGGAGTTTATCCTTTAA